In Luteolibacter yonseiensis, a single window of DNA contains:
- a CDS encoding peptidylprolyl isomerase translates to MTRQVLRPMAMAMRGITPCRVGPCQPGALAAFVLLALLPSCGREESARSGPAPSKPDPKSLFSVGSISVLQSDLDLHLKEKHPGRTGDDSRKQALAELATRAQLAQAALDAGLQDDPVVRSEIARVLGSRLKEIQLSPELKTAAATPSESRLREIYTANESRFRSNEKRQVAVLWLNPNGNPEREKQYVEKLTAARQWYAENSELKSHPDQGFSVLSVDYSEHQASRYKGGVVGWLESGGTMDPWSKAVAEIAFELPAAGGVSEVIHRPEGVFLVRVMAGQPAVLRSFESVADELARNEQQRLRQEAETKFQDTISEKYPVHGLN, encoded by the coding sequence ATGACGAGACAAGTCCTCAGACCCATGGCCATGGCGATGCGCGGGATCACCCCGTGCCGGGTCGGTCCATGCCAACCGGGGGCGCTGGCGGCATTTGTTCTTCTCGCGCTGCTGCCTTCGTGCGGCCGGGAGGAAAGCGCGCGATCCGGACCCGCTCCCTCCAAGCCGGATCCCAAGTCCCTTTTCAGCGTCGGTTCGATCTCTGTCCTCCAGTCTGACCTCGATCTTCACCTGAAGGAAAAACACCCCGGCCGGACGGGGGATGATTCCCGCAAGCAGGCTCTTGCCGAGCTCGCCACCCGTGCCCAGCTCGCGCAGGCGGCCTTGGATGCCGGTCTCCAGGATGATCCCGTGGTCCGCTCGGAAATCGCCCGGGTGCTCGGAAGCCGGTTGAAGGAAATCCAGCTTTCTCCCGAACTCAAGACCGCCGCCGCGACACCGTCGGAATCCCGCCTCCGCGAGATCTACACGGCGAACGAATCCCGTTTCCGCTCGAACGAAAAGCGTCAGGTCGCCGTTCTTTGGCTGAATCCGAACGGCAATCCCGAACGCGAAAAGCAGTATGTGGAAAAACTCACCGCCGCGCGGCAGTGGTATGCGGAAAACAGCGAGTTGAAATCGCACCCGGACCAGGGTTTCTCGGTGCTGAGCGTCGATTACTCCGAGCATCAGGCCAGCCGCTACAAGGGCGGCGTCGTCGGTTGGTTGGAAAGCGGCGGGACCATGGATCCATGGTCCAAGGCCGTTGCGGAGATCGCCTTCGAGCTGCCGGCCGCCGGCGGGGTGAGCGAGGTCATCCACAGACCCGAAGGCGTTTTCCTCGTCCGCGTCATGGCCGGGCAACCCGCCGTCCTGCGGAGTTTCGAGTCCGTCGCCGACGAACTCGCCCGCAACGAACAACAACGGCTCCGGCAGGAGGCCGAAACCAAATT